The Nevskiales bacterium nucleotide sequence CGCGCGTGTCCGCCGAGCCTTGTCGCCTCGGCCTCGACCAGGCGGCGGATCTCGGCCCGCCGCGAAGCGAAATCCGCCCACACCTTGGCGTGGCGCAGCTTGTCTTCGTAGAACGCGGCATTGGCCAGCGCGATCGGCTCCGGCGCGTGGAAGCGGTGGCCGTAGCTGACGCGGCCGGCTTGCAGACCGAAGCGCGCCAGCGGGACGACATCGCCGCCGTACAGCGCGCAAATCCATTGCACCGGGCGCACGAAGGTCTCTGTGCCCGTGCCCCAGCGCATGCGTTTGGGCACCAGCGCGTCCATGGCCGCAAAGCTCTCCTCGACGATCTCGGGCAGCAGCTCCAGGGTGGCGCGCCCGGGCTGCACGCTGCGGTACACCAGCCAGGCGCCCTTGTCGGTCTCTAGCCTTTCCAGCTGCTCGAACGCCACGCCGCAGGATTTGGCGAAACCCAGCGCCGCCGGCGTCGGCTGGCCGTCCTTGTAGGCGGCGCCGAGGGCCGGGCCGCGGCGCTCGACGGCCTGTTCCGGTTGGCGCGCCGCCACCTCGTGCAGCAGCACGGCCAGCCGGCGCGGCGTCGCATAGCTGCGCGCCGGCGCGTGCGAAACGCCGCGTCGCGCGAGGCCTTGCGTGACACCCTGCGCAAATGCGGTCGCCAGCGGCTGCACGTAACGCGCCGGCAGGTCCTCGCAGCCGATCTCGAGCAGCAGGTCGTGCTTCATGAAGCGGCCCGGGACGGCAGCGGCTCGAAACCGGCGATTTTCGCGCGGGCGTCGTAATACGCGCGCGCCACGGCCTGCGCCAGAGCGCGCACGCGCAGGATGTAGGCCTGGCGCTCGGTGACCGAGATCGCCTGGCGTGCATCGAGCAGATTGAAGGCATGCGAGGCCTGCAGCACGCGCTCGTAGGCCGGCAGCGGCAGCCCCTTATCGATCAGGCCGGCGCATTCCCGCTCGGCGACCGCGAAGCGCTCGAACAACGCGGCGGTGTCGGCGTGCTCGAAGTTGTAGGCCGACTGCTCGACCTCGTTCTGGTGATAGACGTCGCCGTAGGTGACGATGCGGCCGCCGACATCGGACCACACCAGGTCGTAGACGCTTTCCTTTTTCTGCAGGTACATCGCCAGCCGCTCGAGCCCGTAGGTGATCTCGCCGCTGACCGGCCGGCACTCCAGGCCACCGACCTGCTGGAAATAGGTGAACTGCGTGATCTCCATGCCGTTCAGCCACACCTCCCAGCCCAGGCCCCAGGCGCCGAGCGTGGGCGACTCCCAGTTGTCCTCGACGAAGCGGATGTCGTGGGTGAGCGGGTCGAAGCCCAGCGCCGCCAGGGAGTCCAGGTAAAGTTGCTGGAAGTTGGCCGGCGAAGGCTTCATCAGCACCTGGAACTGGTAGTAGTGCTGCAGCCGGTTGGGGTTCTCGCCGTAGCGGCCATCGGTGGGCCGCCGGCTGGGCTGCACATAGGCCGTGTTCCAGGGCTCCGGACCGATGGCGCGCAGGAAGGTGGCCCAGTGGAAGGTGCCGGCGCCCATCTCCATGTCCATCGGCTGGACGATGACACAGCCCCGTTCGGCCCAGAACTGCTGCAGCTTGAGGATGAGGTCCTGAAAAGTCATCGCTATTCTGGCCGTTTGGGAGTAGGATCGCGGACGCGATCGCTGGGCCCGCGCTGG carries:
- the glyQ gene encoding glycine--tRNA ligase subunit alpha; this translates as MTFQDLILKLQQFWAERGCVIVQPMDMEMGAGTFHWATFLRAIGPEPWNTAYVQPSRRPTDGRYGENPNRLQHYYQFQVLMKPSPANFQQLYLDSLAALGFDPLTHDIRFVEDNWESPTLGAWGLGWEVWLNGMEITQFTYFQQVGGLECRPVSGEITYGLERLAMYLQKKESVYDLVWSDVGGRIVTYGDVYHQNEVEQSAYNFEHADTAALFERFAVAERECAGLIDKGLPLPAYERVLQASHAFNLLDARQAISVTERQAYILRVRALAQAVARAYYDARAKIAGFEPLPSRAAS